The Microtus ochrogaster isolate Prairie Vole_2 unplaced genomic scaffold, MicOch1.0 UNK35, whole genome shotgun sequence genome has a segment encoding these proteins:
- the Apcs gene encoding serum amyloid P-component, translated as MDKLILLLGVSVLTSLLSEAFAQTDLTGKVFVFPRESDSNYVKLIPRLEKPLENFTLCFRAYSDLSRHHSLFSYSTKGRDNELLVYKTEVGEYQLFIGHSKVTVRGLEELASPVHFCTSWESSSGIAEFWVNGKPWVKKGLQQGYVIKVQPIIVLGQEQDTYGGGFDKSQSFVGEIGDLNMWDSVLTPQDIKLMYHGSTLAPNILDWKNLTYNINGYVVIKPCVWLDYD; from the exons ATGGATAAGCTGATTCTGCTGCTTGGGGTGTCCGTCCTCACCAGTCTTCTGTCAGAAGCCTTTGCTCAGACAG ACCTCACAGGAAAAGTATTTGTGTTCCCCAGAGAGTCTGACAGCAACTATGTGAAGTTGATCCCACGACTAGAGAAACCTCTGGAGAATTTTACACTGTGTTTTCGAGCCTATAGTGACCTTTCCCGCCATCACAGTCTTTTCTCCTACAGTACCAAGGGCAGAGACAATGAGCTACTAGTTTATAAGACAGAAGTTGGAGAATACCAACTGTTTATTGGACATTCAAAAGTCACAGTCCGTGGTCTGGAAGAACTCGCTTCCCCAGTGCATTTCTGTACCAGTTGGGAGTCCTCTTCTGGCATTGCTGAATTTTGGGTCAATGGGAAACCTTGGGTGAAAAAGGGTCTGCAGCAGGGCTATGTTATAAAAGTCCAACCAATCATTGTCTTAGGACAGGAACAGGATACCTATGGAGGAGGGTTTGATAAGTCCCAGTCCTTTGTAGGAGAAATTGGAGATTTGAACATGTGGGACTCTGTGCTAACACCACAAGACATTAAACTTATGTACCATGGTTCCACCCTTGCTCCTAATATTCTGGATTGGAAAAATCTGACCTATAATATAAATGGCTATGTAGTCATCAAGCCCTGTGTGTGGCTTGATTATGATTAA